DNA from Bacillus sp. Marseille-P3661:
TCGTAAACAAACCGTTGATCGAATTGAATTAAAGATAGCTGTAGGCTCAAATCGGGTAATGGATATCGAAGTTTCTTCAGCTTATATTACTTATAATAACAAACCTTCTATAGAAGTTTTTTTAAGAGACGTAACGGGCAGAAAAATACTTGAAGATAAGTTAAGAAGAAATGAGGAGCTTTATCGATTTATCACAGAGAATTCAACAGATATCATTTCATATTTAAAACCCAATGGTATGTATGAGTATATCTCACCATCTTGTAATCAATTTTTGGGGTATAAACAAGAAGAAATAATTGGCACAGGAATTATTAGGTATTTGCATCCTGAAGAATCCAAAAGAATTCTTCAGCTTATAATAAATGCAGAATCAAGCCTCGATTTTGTTTCATTCTCACACCGATTAAGAAAAAAAGATCACTCATATATTTGGCTAGAAACCAATGTTAGAGCAATCAGACATTCTAATAAAAGATTGGAAGGGATTGTGTCTGTATCAAGGGATATAAGTGAGCGTATTCAAAAGGAAAAAGAACTTGAAAAAACGAATGAAATGTTACTCTATCTATCAAAAATGGATGGTTTAACAAGCATTCCAAACCGTCGGTTTTTTGAGGAAAAGCTACAAGAAGAATGGTTTAGAACAATGCGTCATTCAACCTCATTATCTGCAATGATGATTGATATTGATTATTTCAAAAAATATAATGATCATTATGGTCACCAAGCGGGTGATACATGTATTAAGCTAATTGCCAACGTTTTAAAATCAACTTTAAAGAGGCCAGGCGATTTTGTTGCAAGATATGGTGGTGAAGAGTTTGTCGTATTATTACCAGAAACAGGCCATCAAGGTACGGCATATTTAGGTGAGCTATTTTTAACGAATATTAGAGACCTCGAATTAATAAATGATGTTTCAGAAATTGGAAATTATATAACAGTTAGTATTGGTTGTGCTACCTTAATACCAACCGATCAACATAAACCAGAAGAGTTAATTAAACTAGCAGATCAGGCATTATATGTAGCCAAAAAGAAGGGCCGGAATCAGGTTGTTAGTAGTAATCATTAAATAAGCAAACCCTCTGAGTTAGAAAGGATTACTTCGGACGTATTTTTTTATATCAATATGACTCGTAATATGATTATTACCTTTTTTCATGATGCTATATGAGTAATTGGCTTTTTATTTTTATTAAGTAAGACTTTTACTGATAGAATTTTGTTTATCGGATCAAAGGTCATAGGGACGATAGCCTTAGCTATCTTACTGGTTTTTGCGATCTTAACAAATTGGTAGCACGGTAGATTACTAACTTCTTAAGTTTAAATGTTCTAAAAAAGGCTTGGAGCATAGACCAAGCCTTAACTATTTTTATTAGTTATTTATCTTAGTTTTCTTCAAACTCTCTCCGAACGACTAGAACGTCGCATTTTGCATAGCGAGTAATATGTTCGGAAACACTACCTATGAAGAATCGCTCTACTGCATTTAACCCTGTGGCACCACAGATAATTAAGTCTACTTCAAAGGAAGGAGCCATTTCCTTAGCAATTTTCACTTTAGGAGAGCCGTATTCAACTATTACATCAACATTGGTTAAACCTTTTTCGATTGCTTCTTTTTTATGGTCTTCTACTAATTCATTTGCAAAACGTTCTGCTCTTTCAGCAATAGAACGATCATACGCTTCAACTGTTGCGAAAGAACGTGTATCTACAATATGTGCAATGATTAGTTTAGATTCATTTCTTTTTGCGATTGTAACAGCTTTATGAAATGCTCTTTCAGACTCTTTTGATCCATCAATAGCAACCAATATATTTTTATAATTTAGGCTCATAAATAATTCCTCCCGGAAAATTTAATCTTTCTATACTTAAAGTATACATCAAAAAATTGACAGTAATTTTCTGAAATATGTTGATTTGGTGACAATTCCCATAAAGGTGGCGTAATGATGGAAAAAGAAACTTATAGTAATATAGTACATATGGATCTAGTCGAAGATTTTGAAACGGTACGACTAATTGCAGAGGTTTATAATAATGGTGGCTATATTGACAGTTTACATGAAGAATGGTGCGGAATAGAGACTTAAATATATAGAGTAAGGTTAGTTGGCATCAAAGAGATGTCAGCTTTTTTTATAATACCGAATATATTCTTCCTTTTCTTGGAACCCTAATTTCAGGAGGTGTGGTATATGTTTAAATTTTTACCTATTCTAATTATTTTGTTTTTAGCAATCCCATATGTAACCACTTCTGAAGTAGATATACTGAACTGTGCATCCTTTAAATTAACAATTAAGTCTAAAGGTGAAGAAATAGAATGGGAGTATGAAAATCCTGACGAATATGAAATTGAGATTGGTAACAATGTTATAAAAGATGAAAAAGCAAAAAAAGAGATCAATGCATTATTTAATGACTTGGCACTTACTAAACATACAGATGTTAATCAAGTTGTTGACGTGATGAAAAATCGAGGATTTAAAGATATCGATGAATTAGTAATTAAGGTGAAGTTTCATGATGAATATTTATGGACTTGGACATGGAATAAATAAGTATTTTAGTTTTTTAATATGGATCAGGAATGTTATGAATGAAATTTGTACTGCTCACATTAAATTAGGTTTAACCGTAAGATTAGTTATGAATACAGTATAGTAAGGAATAGTTTATACCTGTTGGACGTCATATATGGACTAGTTTTAGTTATCTTTAAATGGACAGGTATAAGAATCATCATTTAGTAATTTGGAGGAATTATCATGCGGATTGGCGTACCTATGGAGATTAAGAATAATGAAAATAGGGTTGCGATGACTCCTGCAGGTGTACATCATTTAGTAAAACTAGGGCATGAGGTATACATCCAAAAAGATGCTGGTGCTGGTTCAGGCTTCACAAATGAGCAGTACATAGAAACAGGTGCAAAGATTGTTGAAACTGCTGAAGATACCTGGTCTATGGATATGGTTATGAAAGTAAAGGAGCCAATAGCTGAAGAATATAAATATTTTCGCCAGGAATTAATTCTGTTCACTTATTTGCATCTAGCCCCTGAACCCGTCTTAACAAAAGAACTATTGAAAAATAAGGTCGTTGCGATCGCTTATGAGACAGTAGAGTTACCTAATCATTCTTTACCGCTGCTTATTCCTATGAGTGAGGTTGCTGGGAGAATGGCGGCTCAAATCGGTGCTCAGTTTCTAGAAAAACCAAATGGGGGAAAAGGAATTCTATTAGCAGGTGTTCCAGGTGTACAGCCAGGAAAAGTGACCATTATTGGCGGTGGAGTAGTGGGGACTAATGCAGCAAAAATTGCGGTTGGTCTAGGCGCAGATGTAACCATAATTGATTTAAATCCTGAACGGTTGCGTCAGTTAGATGATATATTTGGTTCGAGCGTCAAAACGCTTATTTCCAATCCATTTAATATAGCGGACTCAGTAAAACAATCGGATTTAGTAATTGGGGCTGTATTAATTCCAGGTGCTAAAGCCCCACGCTTAGTGAATGAAGAAATAGTGAAATCTATGACGCCTGGGTCTGTCATTGTTGATGTAGCAATTGATCAGGGTGGAATTTTCGAAACGGTTGATAGAATTACGACACATAGTAGTCCAACGTATGAGAAGTATGGAGTTGTTCACTATGCCGTGGCGAACATGCCAGGAGCTGTACCTAGAACGTCTACAATTGCCTTAACAAATGTAACAGTGCCATATGCTGTTCAAATTGCTAATAAAGGATATAAAAAAGCATGTTTGGAAAATGAAACCTTACGAAAAGGTATTAATATATTAAACGGCTATGTCACACATGCAGCAGTGGCAAACGCACATGGCCTAGATTATTATGATGCAATACCATTGTTAAATAGTTAATAATTATAGCTATAGCAAAATTAACCGACTTAAGAAAATTCAATTTAGGCGAATAGCCGAAGAAGGACACGCATAAAAGCTG
Protein-coding regions in this window:
- a CDS encoding sensor domain-containing diguanylate cyclase, which gives rise to MKYTGRFFILLFSISISVIETFFEEITMLSIAEAFFFATCAFLVGWTLDKSNFYRKQAELSEKHNRDLIESSPEPILVYQNDEIVFVNDKLLKLVQRNAQDIIGKSIFDFLLPDYHPLVKRRMKELNNRKQTVDRIELKIAVGSNRVMDIEVSSAYITYNNKPSIEVFLRDVTGRKILEDKLRRNEELYRFITENSTDIISYLKPNGMYEYISPSCNQFLGYKQEEIIGTGIIRYLHPEESKRILQLIINAESSLDFVSFSHRLRKKDHSYIWLETNVRAIRHSNKRLEGIVSVSRDISERIQKEKELEKTNEMLLYLSKMDGLTSIPNRRFFEEKLQEEWFRTMRHSTSLSAMMIDIDYFKKYNDHYGHQAGDTCIKLIANVLKSTLKRPGDFVARYGGEEFVVLLPETGHQGTAYLGELFLTNIRDLELINDVSEIGNYITVSIGCATLIPTDQHKPEELIKLADQALYVAKKKGRNQVVSSNH
- a CDS encoding universal stress protein, with the protein product MSLNYKNILVAIDGSKESERAFHKAVTIAKRNESKLIIAHIVDTRSFATVEAYDRSIAERAERFANELVEDHKKEAIEKGLTNVDVIVEYGSPKVKIAKEMAPSFEVDLIICGATGLNAVERFFIGSVSEHITRYAKCDVLVVRREFEEN
- the ald gene encoding alanine dehydrogenase, producing the protein MRIGVPMEIKNNENRVAMTPAGVHHLVKLGHEVYIQKDAGAGSGFTNEQYIETGAKIVETAEDTWSMDMVMKVKEPIAEEYKYFRQELILFTYLHLAPEPVLTKELLKNKVVAIAYETVELPNHSLPLLIPMSEVAGRMAAQIGAQFLEKPNGGKGILLAGVPGVQPGKVTIIGGGVVGTNAAKIAVGLGADVTIIDLNPERLRQLDDIFGSSVKTLISNPFNIADSVKQSDLVIGAVLIPGAKAPRLVNEEIVKSMTPGSVIVDVAIDQGGIFETVDRITTHSSPTYEKYGVVHYAVANMPGAVPRTSTIALTNVTVPYAVQIANKGYKKACLENETLRKGINILNGYVTHAAVANAHGLDYYDAIPLLNS